A section of the Tumebacillus amylolyticus genome encodes:
- a CDS encoding YbdD/YjiX family protein encodes MKNALVWMSKARSSVKTIFGMPDYEKYLEHHNATHPDQEPLSERDFYLQRLKERYDSGEVTRCC; translated from the coding sequence ATGAAGAACGCCCTCGTCTGGATGAGCAAGGCGCGTTCCTCGGTGAAGACGATTTTCGGGATGCCCGACTATGAAAAGTATCTTGAGCATCACAACGCCACCCATCCCGACCAAGAACCGCTCTCGGAGCGCGACTTTTACTTGCAACGCTTGAAGGAACGCTACGATTCCGGGGAAGTCACCCGCTGTTGTTAG
- a CDS encoding carbon starvation CstA family protein encodes MNKNLLSILIWTVVSVLGGVAFALLAINNGETISASWIVIAAVCTYAIGYRFYSKYMAKNVFGLDDKRATPAEINDDGKDYVPTNKWVLFGHHFAAIAGAGPLVGPILAAQMGYLPGMIWILVGVVLGGAVQDFVILFGSMRRNGKSLGQIAKDEIGPFGGTLALVGVLAIMVILIAVLAMVVVNAMFHSPWATFTVFATLPIALFMGVYMRFIRPGRVLEGSVIGFVLLMLALYFGQVVADSSIAHYFDYEKTTLAWMLMGYGFIASILPVWLLLAPRDYLSSFLKIGTIGLLAIGILIVRPEIHMPKITSFLDGSGPVFAGPLFPFLFITIACGAISGFHALVSSGTTPKMVQKESHARFIGYGGMLMESGVAIMALIAACALTPGVYFAINSPAAVLGADVNSAVIAIQKLGFTVDAATLTQWAKDVGENSILARTGGAPALAVGMAAIFTKFLGGSAMTAFWYHFAILFEAVFILTTIDAGTRIGRFMFQDLLGNIVPAMGRTDNVFANIFASALITAGWGYFLYAGVIDPLGGINSLWAMFGISNQMLAGIALTVGTTFLLKSGKVKHVWVTVIPLIWLLTTTLAAGWMKIFSQDLKIGFLVHADKYQASLDAGKLLAPAKTTAQMNQIIFNDRLDAVVCGIFMAIVVLIVLDAARVWIQILSGRKTPPLSETPFIQSTNQNLNL; translated from the coding sequence GTGAACAAAAATTTGCTCTCGATCCTGATCTGGACGGTGGTCTCAGTCCTCGGCGGCGTAGCGTTTGCGCTGCTTGCGATCAACAACGGCGAGACGATTTCCGCATCTTGGATCGTCATCGCAGCCGTCTGCACGTATGCCATCGGGTATCGCTTCTACTCGAAATACATGGCGAAAAACGTCTTTGGCCTCGATGACAAGCGGGCAACGCCTGCTGAAATCAACGACGACGGCAAAGACTATGTCCCCACCAACAAGTGGGTGTTGTTCGGTCACCACTTCGCAGCGATTGCAGGTGCCGGTCCGTTGGTCGGTCCGATCCTCGCCGCGCAGATGGGGTACTTGCCCGGCATGATCTGGATTCTCGTCGGCGTCGTGCTCGGCGGTGCCGTCCAAGACTTCGTGATTCTGTTCGGCTCGATGCGCCGCAACGGGAAATCGCTCGGTCAAATTGCCAAAGACGAGATCGGGCCGTTTGGCGGCACACTCGCTTTGGTCGGTGTCTTGGCGATCATGGTCATTTTGATCGCAGTTCTGGCAATGGTCGTCGTCAATGCGATGTTCCATTCTCCGTGGGCTACCTTCACAGTGTTCGCAACGCTTCCGATCGCTCTGTTCATGGGCGTGTACATGCGCTTCATCCGTCCGGGTCGCGTCTTGGAAGGCTCCGTGATCGGGTTCGTTCTGTTGATGCTCGCACTTTATTTCGGCCAAGTTGTGGCTGATTCGTCCATCGCGCACTACTTTGACTATGAGAAAACCACCCTCGCGTGGATGCTCATGGGGTATGGCTTCATCGCTTCCATCTTGCCGGTTTGGCTCTTGCTTGCACCGCGCGACTACTTGTCTTCGTTCTTGAAGATCGGCACCATCGGTTTGCTCGCGATCGGTATCTTGATCGTCCGTCCGGAGATCCACATGCCGAAGATCACGAGCTTCCTCGACGGCTCCGGCCCGGTCTTTGCAGGTCCGTTGTTCCCGTTCCTGTTCATCACGATCGCATGTGGGGCGATTTCCGGTTTCCACGCTCTCGTTTCGTCGGGCACCACGCCGAAAATGGTGCAAAAGGAATCCCACGCACGCTTCATCGGGTACGGCGGTATGCTGATGGAGTCCGGTGTTGCCATCATGGCGTTGATCGCCGCTTGTGCGCTCACGCCGGGCGTCTACTTCGCGATCAACTCTCCGGCAGCCGTGCTTGGCGCTGACGTCAACTCGGCGGTCATCGCCATCCAGAAGCTCGGTTTCACCGTTGACGCCGCGACCCTCACCCAATGGGCGAAGGACGTTGGCGAGAACTCGATTCTCGCTCGTACCGGCGGCGCTCCGGCGCTTGCAGTCGGCATGGCGGCGATCTTCACCAAGTTCCTCGGCGGTTCCGCGATGACCGCGTTCTGGTATCATTTCGCGATTCTGTTTGAAGCGGTGTTCATCTTGACCACGATCGACGCAGGTACCCGGATCGGTCGCTTCATGTTCCAAGACTTGCTTGGCAACATCGTTCCGGCAATGGGCCGCACCGATAATGTGTTCGCGAATATCTTTGCCTCTGCGTTGATTACGGCCGGATGGGGGTACTTCCTCTACGCGGGCGTTATCGATCCGCTCGGCGGGATCAACTCGCTGTGGGCGATGTTCGGGATTTCCAACCAGATGCTTGCGGGGATCGCGCTTACCGTCGGGACTACGTTCCTGCTCAAATCGGGCAAAGTCAAACACGTATGGGTCACCGTCATTCCGCTGATCTGGTTGCTCACCACGACGCTTGCAGCCGGCTGGATGAAGATCTTCTCGCAAGACCTCAAGATCGGCTTCCTCGTCCATGCTGACAAGTACCAAGCATCGCTTGATGCCGGCAAATTGCTGGCACCGGCGAAGACGACCGCTCAGATGAACCAGATCATTTTCAACGACCGTCTCGACGCAGTAGTCTGCGGGATCTTCATGGCGATTGTCGTATTGATCGTGCTCGACGCAGCTCGGGTCTGGATTCAAATTCTCTCCGGCCGCAAGACTCCGCCGCTTTCGGAGACACCGTTTATCCAGTCCACCAACCAAAACTTGAATCTCTAA
- a CDS encoding C40 family peptidase translates to MKRIVQALFVAALVFVAPSLSTVQAHAAVPYGQTLITIGSTGNDVTQVQADLRLLGYFTYPENTGYYGEITADAVRAFQRDHGIEVNGKVGTETGPAIQAAASKLRAAKGTTTADQVIDTAEKYLGTPYAWGGRTPSGFDCSGFVGYVLSQYDVSAPRTAADMYASGSGVDSLKAGDLVFFTTYGAGATHVGLYIGNDQFISATSSHGVKIDSLHDSYWGPRYIGARSYL, encoded by the coding sequence CTGTGCAAGCACATGCAGCTGTTCCGTACGGACAGACCCTCATCACCATTGGATCGACCGGCAATGATGTTACTCAAGTGCAGGCGGACCTCCGACTGCTCGGCTACTTTACATACCCGGAGAACACCGGCTACTACGGTGAGATCACCGCAGACGCCGTTCGCGCGTTCCAACGCGACCACGGAATCGAAGTCAACGGCAAAGTGGGCACGGAAACCGGCCCGGCGATTCAAGCAGCTGCGTCGAAACTCCGCGCTGCGAAAGGCACGACCACAGCAGATCAAGTCATCGACACGGCTGAGAAGTACCTCGGCACCCCGTATGCATGGGGCGGGCGCACTCCGTCCGGCTTTGATTGCTCCGGCTTCGTCGGCTATGTTCTGTCACAGTACGACGTCTCCGCACCGCGCACGGCAGCTGACATGTACGCAAGCGGCTCCGGCGTTGACTCGCTCAAAGCGGGCGATCTCGTGTTCTTCACCACCTACGGCGCTGGTGCGACCCATGTGGGTCTCTACATCGGCAACGACCAGTTCATCTCCGCGACGTCTTCGCACGGTGTGAAGATCGACTCTCTCCACGACAGCTATTGGGGCCCGCGTTACATCGGAGCTCGTTCCTATCTATAA